The Bacillus sp. 2205SS5-2 genomic sequence AGGAATTTTTCATTTTAGGTGTAATTTTGTTCAAAAAAATATGGCTATTCGCACTTTTTGTGGAGAGTAGCATTGATGGACATGCAATAAGAAGCTTGACTTCAAAGCGAAATGTTTTTTATTTGTGACAGGATATCTCGCCCACCCCTCCATATAAAGCCAAAAAAAGATTACCCCATTGTAATGTACTATGAACCAATTAAGAATAGTTTTGTGATTTTCATGTTGTTAAGGATCCTCTATTATTTATTCAGTAGTATTAGATTACGATTTTAATTCTTATTTAGTATGCTAGTAGAATAGGAGGTTTTGTTGTTTTCGAAGCTGTCTCAAAACTATGATATAGACTGGTTTCAAGTCACTGTTTTTGTAATTATTTGAATGTTTATTCTGCAAATGTAGATGCTTACCCAAAAAGAGGGATCAATAGCAACAATATATACGAAAGATTTCATGGCGGCGATCTCACCGCCACCATCTACCATGAAAAAAATTCATTTCAAGCTCAATAATGGTTTGAGACTGATTTATTTCCCCCAAGCTAATTAATTTAGCGATGATTATATATTATTTTTTTCAGACAAAGGGCGTACTAAAAAACAAAAATGTTTGTCGAGACTGTCTTTTACATGAAGTAGTGAGGGAATTGACGGGATAATAATTGGGGATTTATTACAGCAAAAAGCGAACATTTATTCGTCTTTTTACTTGGCAAATGTTTAAAAGTGGTTTATAGTAGAGAAAGGTTTTGAATTAGATAGTTTATCTAATATAACGAAGAAATAGAATGAGAGTATAGAGGAGGAAATATGTATGAGTGATCGTAAAGCGGCCTTAGATATGGCGCTAAAACAAATAGAAAAGCAATTTGGTAAAGGATCCATTATGAAACTTGGAGAGCAAGCAGAACGTCGAATTTCTACATTTCCAAGTGGTTCACTAGCATTGGATGCAGCGTTAGGGATAGGTGGGTACCCTCGAGGTCGAATTATTGAAACATACGGTCCTGAAAGTTCAGGTAAAACAACGGTTGCCCTTCATGCGATTGCTGAAGTACAAGCTCAAGGTGGTCAAGCTGCTTTTATCGATGCAGAACATGCTTTAGATCCAGTTTATGCACAAAAATTGGGCGTCAATATTGATGAACTTCTATTATCTCAACCTGATACAGGAGAACAAGCGCTTGAAATCGCTGAAGCCCTTGTACGTAGTGGTGCAGTAGACATTTTAGTCATTGACTCTGTTGCTGCTCTTGTACCTAAGGCAGAGATTGAAGGCGAAATGGGAGACGCTCACGTAGGTTTACAAGCTCGTTTAATGTCACAAGCTCTGCGTAAGCTTTCTGGTGCGATTAATAAATCGAATACTATTGCGATTTTTATTAACCAGATTCGTGAAAAAGTCGGTGTGATGTTTGGTAATCCTGAAGTGACACCAGGAGGTCGTGCACTGAAATTCTATTCTTCTGTTCGTTTAGAAGTTCGTCGTGGAGAAACCTTGAAACAAGGTAATGAAATGGTCGGGAATAAAACACGAATCAAAGTCGTGAAAAACAAAGTAGCTCCGCCGTTTCGCTTAGCCGAAGTGGATATCATGTATGGTGAAGGGATATCAAAAGAAGGCGAAATTATCGATTTAGGCTCAGAGTTAGAAATCGTTCAAAAAAGTGGTTCTTGGTATTCGTATAACGAAGAACGTTTAGGGCAAGGACGAGAAAATGCCAAGCAATTTTTAAAAGAAAACCCAGAAATTCGTCATGAAATTATGATGAAGATTCGTGACCACTATGGCTTAGACGCTTCAGTGACCGATGAAGGCCAGGACGAATTGGACATTTAATTTCGGAAGGCCCAGCTTGGAGCTGGGCCTTTTCGTGGAATAGATTTCCTTTATCATTGCGTACCCCTTGACAATAAAAATCTGCGCACTTAAAATTAACTTGTATAATTTTTAAATTTTTCAATGAGTATTTGAAAAAATTAGAGCTGTATATTGAAAAATATGAACCAATGTAGCAGCCGACATGTTAAAAACATGAGTTAAAGTTCATAGCAAGAGGAGGTGAAATGATGGACAATCCAATTATATTCATCATCTCCATTTTGCTTGGCCTAATCGTAGGTGTAGTTGTTGGCTATTTTATACGTAAATCGATTGCGGAAGCTAAAATTTCAGGGGCAAAACATGCTGCAGAGCAAATTTTTGAAGATGCCAAGCGAGAAGCGGAAGCACTTAAAAAGGAAGCGCTGTTAGAGGCAAAAGATGAAAATCATAAGCTTCGAACTGAGACAGAACGTGAACTTCGTGAACGAAGAAATGAATTGCAAAAACAGGAAAATCGGTTAATGCATAAAGAGGAGAATCTTGATCGAAAAGACGAATCCCTTTCAAAACGTGAGACGACTTTAGAGCGTAAAGAGGATACTCTGATAAACAGACAACAACATATTGAAGAGACGGAAAGCAAAGTGGACGAGATGATACGATCCCAACAAACAGAACTTGAACGTATCTCAGGTCTAACAAGGGACGAAGCAAGATCAATCATTCTAGATCGTGTAGAAAGCGAGCTTTCCCATGATATTGCTATTATGGTAAAAGAGTATGAAAATCGTGCTAAGGAAGATGGAGATAAGAAGGCTAAAGAAATTCTTTCTCTAGCGATCCAACGTTGTGCAGCAGAACATGTTGCAGAAACAACAGTTTCGGTAGTCAATCTACCTAATGATGAGATGAAGGGTAGGATTATCGGTCGTGAAGGTCGAAATATTCGTACACTTGAAACGCTTACAGGTATTGATCTAATCATTGATGACACACCGGAAGCCGTTATTTTATCAGGATTTGACCCGATCCGTCGTGAAACCGCCCGAATTGCACTTGAAAAACTTGTTCAAGACGGAAGGATTCATCCTGCTCGTATTGAAGAGATGGTTGAAAAATCAAGACGTGAAGTGGATGAATACATTCGCGAAGTAGGGGAACAAACCACATTTGAAGTGGGAGTTCACGGGCTACACCCAGATTTGATTAAGATCCTAGGTCGACTGAAGTATCGTACAAGCTACGGTCAAAACGTGCTAAAACATTCAGTGGAAGTAGCTTTCTTATCTGGATTACTTGCGGCGGAATTAGGCGAAGATGAGAATCTCGCTCGTCGTGCTGGATTACTTCATGATATTGGAAAAGCCATTGATCATGAGGTTGAAGGAAGCCATGTAGAGATCGGTGTAGAGTTAGCAACTAAGTACAAAGAGCACCCTGTTGTTATCAATTCAATTGCTTCTCATCACGGGGATACGGATCCAACCTCAGTTATCGCTGTTCTAGTAGCTGCTGCTGATGCCTTATCTGCAGCACGCCCAGGAGCAAGAAGCGAAACGTTGGAAAACTATATTCGACGCCTAGAGAAGCTTGAAGATATTTCTGAATCCTATGAAGGTGTTGAAAAATCATTTGCCATACAGGCCGGCCGTGAGGTTCGAATCATGGTTCGCCCAGAAAGCATTGATGATTTAGATGCACATCGATTAGCAAGAGATATTAGAAAGCGAATTGAAGAAGAATTAGATTATCCAGGGCATATTAAGGTAACCGTTATTCGTGAAACAAGAGCAGTAGAATATGCAAAATAAAAAAACTGTTAGAGTGAAAACTCTAACAGTTTTTTGTTGTTAATGACGGTCTAATAGAAAATAGGCTGTAGTGATATTTCTGGAGAGTAGCGAGAATTTCCAAAGTGATATTTTGCTTAAAATGCTTTCTTTCATTTTAGATTATGATGAGTAACAATTAATCACTATTGGTTCACTTGCATAAATGAGGAATGCAAGTGCAATGAATCGCATTGGTGTCAAAACATAGAATTATGGTAAAATAGTCGAGAACTTTAAAATAGAGAGGGCTTTTCTATGCAACTATTATTTATCGGAGATGTCGTCGGATCACCTGGTCGAGAGATGATTGAGACGTATCTTCCAAAATTAAAAGAAAAATATCGACCACATTTTACGATTGTAAATGGTGAAAACGCCGCCGGAGGCCGAGGGATTACCGATAAAATATATCGTAAATTTCTTGAATCGGGTGCGAATGTAGTAACGTTAGGTAATCATGCTTGGGACAATCGTGAAATTTATGATTTTATTGACGGAGCGAAATCATTGGTTCGTCCGGCAAATTTCCCTTATGGTGCACCAGGACAGGGACTTGTTTTTCAGAAATTTAATGCGCTAGAAATCGCAGTAATTAATCTGCAAGCTCGCACATTTATGCCTGCTTTGGATTGTCCGTTCCAAGTAGCTGATGAGTTAATTGAAGAAGCACAAAAAAGAACCAATATTATCTTTGTCGATTTTCACGGGGAAGCAACGAGTGAAAAACAAGCGATGGGTTGGTATCTAGATGGACGAGTGACGGCAGTAATTGGGACGCATACTCATGTACAGACTGCGGATGAACGTATTTTACCTAGTGGGACGGCGTACTTGTCGGATGTAGGAATGACGGGACCTTATGATGGCATTTTAGGGATGGAACGAGAAGCAGTCATTGGTCGATTTTTATCGTCATTACCTACACGTTTTGAAGTCCCTAAAGAAGGACGAACGCAACTGAGTGCATGTTTGATTGACATTAATGAAAAGACCGGAAATGCGAAGAAAATTCAACGTATTTTAATTAATGACGATCATCCCTTTTACCTGTGATTTAGGTTGATTTCACAAAAAAGTTCCTTTCCGAATGGCTCTTCTCATATGCAT encodes the following:
- the rny gene encoding ribonuclease Y, coding for MDNPIIFIISILLGLIVGVVVGYFIRKSIAEAKISGAKHAAEQIFEDAKREAEALKKEALLEAKDENHKLRTETERELRERRNELQKQENRLMHKEENLDRKDESLSKRETTLERKEDTLINRQQHIEETESKVDEMIRSQQTELERISGLTRDEARSIILDRVESELSHDIAIMVKEYENRAKEDGDKKAKEILSLAIQRCAAEHVAETTVSVVNLPNDEMKGRIIGREGRNIRTLETLTGIDLIIDDTPEAVILSGFDPIRRETARIALEKLVQDGRIHPARIEEMVEKSRREVDEYIREVGEQTTFEVGVHGLHPDLIKILGRLKYRTSYGQNVLKHSVEVAFLSGLLAAELGEDENLARRAGLLHDIGKAIDHEVEGSHVEIGVELATKYKEHPVVINSIASHHGDTDPTSVIAVLVAAADALSAARPGARSETLENYIRRLEKLEDISESYEGVEKSFAIQAGREVRIMVRPESIDDLDAHRLARDIRKRIEEELDYPGHIKVTVIRETRAVEYAK
- the recA gene encoding recombinase RecA, whose product is MSDRKAALDMALKQIEKQFGKGSIMKLGEQAERRISTFPSGSLALDAALGIGGYPRGRIIETYGPESSGKTTVALHAIAEVQAQGGQAAFIDAEHALDPVYAQKLGVNIDELLLSQPDTGEQALEIAEALVRSGAVDILVIDSVAALVPKAEIEGEMGDAHVGLQARLMSQALRKLSGAINKSNTIAIFINQIREKVGVMFGNPEVTPGGRALKFYSSVRLEVRRGETLKQGNEMVGNKTRIKVVKNKVAPPFRLAEVDIMYGEGISKEGEIIDLGSELEIVQKSGSWYSYNEERLGQGRENAKQFLKENPEIRHEIMMKIRDHYGLDASVTDEGQDELDI
- a CDS encoding TIGR00282 family metallophosphoesterase, which encodes MQLLFIGDVVGSPGREMIETYLPKLKEKYRPHFTIVNGENAAGGRGITDKIYRKFLESGANVVTLGNHAWDNREIYDFIDGAKSLVRPANFPYGAPGQGLVFQKFNALEIAVINLQARTFMPALDCPFQVADELIEEAQKRTNIIFVDFHGEATSEKQAMGWYLDGRVTAVIGTHTHVQTADERILPSGTAYLSDVGMTGPYDGILGMEREAVIGRFLSSLPTRFEVPKEGRTQLSACLIDINEKTGNAKKIQRILINDDHPFYL